The window CCATCATGCAACTCGACCCAACTACATCCAGGCTCTTTCTTAACCCACTCTCTGTTCATGTTCTCCCTGATCATCCATGTCTCATGCCAATCGCCCTCCGATGCATGTTTACTTGATAAAGCAACCCAGTTACTGTGGTTCTCTGGATCAAGCTCGAGTAGACGGGACGCTGCAAGCTGACCCAACTTAGCATCCCCATAGATTCGACAGGAATTAAGTAGCGCACTCCAAGCAGCGATGCTCGACTCAAACGGCATACTCTCAATGAATTCAAGAGCATCTTCTAGGTGACCTCTCCTACAAATTAGATCTGCCATGCAACCGTAGTGCTCAGGCTGCAGCTTAACCGAGCTCTGGCCATCAAACAGAAACTTGAAGTAGCACCAACCTTCTCGAACAAGTCCGCCATGGCTACAAGCTGACAATATTGCAAGATATGCTACTCCATCTCTTTTGATGCCCAAACGTGCCATCCTATCAAACAAACATACTGCATCTTGCGCACGACCAAGCTTGCCGTAAGCTGAGATCATCGTAGTCCACAAAACAGCATCTAATGAAGGTGCCGCATTGAAGACAAGCTCTGCTGAATCAACACATCCACACTTTGCATACATATCCAGCAAGGAATTCCTTACAACCACATCGGAATCAAATCCTGCACCAAGAACCCGTGCATGCACCTGCATCCCCTGTTTTAACAACGCCAGCTCCCCACACGCATCCACAATTATGGCATACGAGAAGCCATCTGCGACAACCTCACAAGAAACCATTGACGCAAACAAGCCCAGAGTCTCCTCAGCTTGACCACTCCCGAGATACCCAGCCATCATCGAGTTCCACGCAACAATGTCCCTCGCCACCATCACCCCAAACACTCTCCTCGCATAGTCAACATTCCTGCACCTCGCGTACATGTCAAGAACCCCGTTCTCCACAACCGAATCGACCGGGCCATACATACTCATCTTCACAACCCTGGCATGGATTTCCTTCCCGGCAGCAAGGGCGCCCTGGCCAACCCCGGCACACGCGAGCAACCCACCGGACAGTGTGTACCCGTTGGGAGCAACACCGGATTCGACCATGCGCCGCAGAAGTGCGAGAGAGTCTCCGTGCAGACCCTGGTGAGCGTGGCCGGTGATGAGGGACGTCCAGGAGACCACGTCCCGTCtgggcatttcgtcgaacagaGCGCGGGCGTAACCAGGGAGCCCGCACCGGAGTGCCAGGTGCGCGAGCGAGGTAGCTAGGATGGCGGACGCCGACAGGCCGAGCTTGAGGAGGACAGCGTGGAGGGGTTTGACATGGGGAGTGGAACGGCAAGTGGCGGCGGATTTGAGGGCGCCGGCGAGGGAGGTGGCGTCCCACTCCCACATCGGACACCTGCGGCCTGCCACACGACGTACGAGGCTGTCTCGCGGGAGAACGGTGGGGGAACCTTTTTGCTGGGCTAAATTAGGGACAGTTACTTTAGGCCTTTCAAGTCTGCTCAAGAGGCTCAGCCCACTTCGAGAAACTAGGTAACGAGGTCAACTGAGTTGACGAGTGTTCCTTCGCGAGCCTCCCGCCGATCACTTGGGTGGGCTGAGAGCACGCGACATAGCGCGCTCCCAGTCATCGTTATGTGTCGGTTCTGGACGCTCCCTTCGGattttatttttatattttattttttcaCGTGTTTTTGGCTTTGTACAtattttttctttgtttcttcggCTTTTTGATTTTACATCGGTCTTTCTTATCTTTTGGATTTATTTTTGCACGAAAAAATATGTTTTTTTTCTTCTACGGGAGGAGGTTCgattttgctttcgcgagaggcaaggttttgcttgtgagaaaaaagcgtgttttttttcctttcatgagaggcacggttttgcttccgcaagaggcacggccgtgcctctcgaaaatgAAAAAtacgttttcttttttttttcctcTCACGAGagacacggttttgcttccgcgagtgTCACGGCGgtgcctctcgaaaacgaaaaaaaatatgtttcatttttttccttttatgagaggcacgattttgcttccgcgagaggcacggccgtgcctctcggaaacaagAAAaagtgttttttattttttttccatGAGAGGTACAATTTTGCTTTCACGAGAGGCATGGTATTGCTCTAtcggaaatgaaaaaaaatacaTTATTTTTTTCGTGGGAGGCACAattttttcgtccggtttttttcataaaaaaaatcaacaaaacctatcaacaggggatctagttttgaagatctcaacGCTAGGATTAgaagataaaacattttgaataaatgaatctacgaaaaaagggaaaactctcTTGCGACAAGTGACACACGTGCAGtacgccacttgtcgcaaccttgAAGGTCGAAGTGATCTTTGGAAGGaatactccttaattagtgattttgGAGGCCAACCTAATTTTGGAAGCGCCTACACACCTCTTCAAGCACTGATGTTTGGGCAAGCCGGCAAACACCACCTCTCTAGCTTGGCTCGGCCCATTTCACATTTTTTCCTCGTTCATAAGGTATGTCCCAGGTGGGCCAGGTCCTTGTTTGATTTGTCCACATAATTCTTTTCCCACAAATTTTAGGAATCATCTTGAAGATTCCACTGGTTTTTCCTTGAGCGGTATTTCCCTAATTTTTTTCAGGACatgttttgtttgtttttttccttttctcaAACTTGTTTCAAAATTAATGAACCTTTCTAATTTTTTTGAAGTTCTTCAGAAATTTATGGACTTTACCAATTACGAAATTTCTCATCATCCATGATTTCTTTCTTGAAATCCATGATCCTTTTTTGAATCCATGATTTTGTTCCAAATGCATGAACATTTCAAAATCCCCAAAGTTTCTTCAAATGTTGCGATTTTCTTTCAAAATCCACCAACATATTTCAAATctatattttttttcaaaatccatGAATCATATCCAAAATTGTGTTTTGTTTCCAAAGTCATGAACTTTCCTCAAAATTGTACACTTTTTCATATAAGTGAACTTTTTGACATTTATGAAATGTTTTCAAAACACACGATTTTGTTTTGAATTTTATGATTTTTGAATTCTATTTTTAAAAAGTCAAGGGAATATCAGTCAAATTGATCAACCAGTCCACGTCAACCAGGCGTTGGTGGGCCGGCCCAATACGTGCTTCCACGGGTGCCCCAATTGGCCTAACTGGCGCTTAAGGTGCTAGTTAGGAGCTCTCGTGCTTCAGAGAGATCCTGTGCAGCGCTTTAAGCGCCCGAACAGGTAGCTGGCGCCTACGGGCCCCACCTTATGGCCGGCCCATTTTTAGATTCCTTCCCGATCGTGCTTCCACAAAAAAAAAATTGATCGTTCTCCATCGTACGGGTACGCTCTAGATCGCACTCCCTCAATAATAGTATTTTTAGTCCCTCAAACAAGTTTACCAATTTTcaagaaaaaacacaaaaatgAAAAAAGTTCATAGATTTTGAAAGAACAATTCATCGACCTGAAAAAGTTTGTTggttttaaaaaaagttcatcgattttgaaacaaaaagtccatcaattttgaaaaatgttcgtcTGTCTTGAAAAAAAGGTTCATCAATTTTGATAAAAATTTCATTCAATTTTaataaagttcatcaattttgaaaaagtCCATCGACGAATCAAAAAGAATTCATTCATataatttgaaaaaaaagttcatcatatTAGAAGAAAGTTCATATAATTTgcaaaaaagttcattgatttaaAAAAAAGTACAGCGATTTTTTAAAAAGTTGAtccaaaatttgaaaaaaaagtcATCGAATTCGAAAGAAAGTTCatcaaattaaaaaaaatcaaaattgaAACAAAGTTCATCACTTTTGATAAAATTTCATTGAAAtagaaaaagttcatcaaatttggaaaAAAGCTCATCGATTTAAAAGAAAGGTTCGTCGGTTTCAAAAAAAATCGTGGAAtttaaaaaggaaaataaaaagcaagaagAGAAAAGACCAAAACAAAAAACCAAAAAAGAGAACCAAAAATTTGAAGAAGGATAAAAGAAGAAACGATAAAACCATCCATAAACTGAATTGTGAACCAGGAAAACCGATTGGGGAAGTGTTTGGAAGCTTCCCAAACGGGGGCATAGCGAACATGAAGGAAAccaaataaaagggaaaaaacAAACTACCCTGCATCAGCGCGTGAGGTGGCTTACTGGTTTGAGTTGGTCCCTTGCAACCAACTCGTCGCGAGTTTGAACTACGGTGCACGCATCTTTTTTGACATTTAGAATTAGGAAAAAGACTAGAATGGGCCGAGCCCAACTAACGCGCCTGTGGGCGCCCGTTTGAAGAAACAGTAAGAACGGGATGGCCCGTGCTTCAGGCGCTCCCGGACGCAGATGTTATATCTCGCTTATAGCCAGGCTACCATAAGTGTTGCTGAAGGTTTTACCCCCGCGTTGTAGCTACTGGACCAGCCCGTCTTTAGGTTGGTTGTTGACTTCACTGGTTCTCGCTCGGGTTATTTTTCTTttcgttttgttttttgtttttgtttttttcttcgctttttttgttttctctgcCTTTCCATCGGTTTTCTCCGTTTCTTTCATCGATTTTCATTGGCTTTCATTTTCATTAGTTTCTTTCACGATTTTCATCAGTTTTCTTGCTTTGTTTCTTTGGTTTTATTTTCCTTCTTTCTTGGTTTTATCGGTTTTCTTAGTTTTATTTCGTATCTTTCTCAGTTTCCTGCATTTCCATTCTTTTGAATTAGCTTCTTTgggttttttattttctttatttttattttttattgggTTTCTTCGTTTTTATATGTTTTTATCGTTCTTATCGGTTTCTTTTTGGTTCAACACATATTAAATTTTTTCATACAACATCTTTTCTATACATCTGAAACATTTTCTATGCACACGGTTAGCATTTTcgaaatacatgattaacattttttgagAACTTATATTTTTATGTCAAATTCCCATACACATTGTACATTGCTGTATATATCTAATATATTGTTTctaatacatgtttaacattgttcaaatacaagtttaacattttttggtacatggtcaacattttttccaTCCACATTTTAACAATTTTCAAATGATTGATtagcatttttcaaatacaaaatTAATTTCTTTGAATACATGGTTAACATATTTTCTATACACATATTAATATTTTAAATGTTTAATTGAAATTTTTCcgatacatgattaacattttttgaatacatgatcAACAATTCTTTTATGCACATGTAACATTTTTCGAATGGTTGATTACCATTTTGTTCAAATGAAAGATTAACATGTTTTTTTTAATACATATTCAACAGTTTTTCTATACACACTTGACATTTACGAATGCTTTATTAACATGTTTCAAATACTTGTTTAGCATTTTTATCACATGCTTGATTAAAAATTTCCAAATACATGATCAACTTTTTTGAAACACATTGTATATTCTTTAGtatacatgagaaacattttctttatacacatttaacatttttaaatgctTGGTTAATATATATTTTTCAAAATGTTTTATGTAAAGTGTTTTTATAATATGTTTTATTTAAAATATTTGGAAGTATAAGCAAAattaaaaaagaaaacaaaagagaaAGCAACAAAAAATAAAGAAAACATGAAAATGAGGCTTTGGCCTCCAGTGCACCTGGGCCAGCCCATCTCGTGCTACCCTTACCCGAGGGCTCCCTTCTTTTGCTATAAGCGAGACATAGGGGCGCCCGCTCCCGAACACATTGGCGCTCGCATGATCTCTACACAGGCTGTGGCCCATTAGCTTTGACCGCTAGCTATATTAATTCTGCACTTACAGTTAGCTTTGAACCTATACAGAGGGAGGGTTTTGTTAAGGTGCATCCGCCGCTGCCACAAGAGAATTTACGGTGCCCTCGCCTCCGGCTGACAATTTGGCGCTGACAGGTTTGAGAACCTTGCATATTCAAGAGTTCTACATTTTTTATTATTATCGTCTAGTGATCATCGTATTTGTGAGAATAAATTTACTCTCATTCTTTTGATGGTGTTATGAGGTTAGAGAGTTTCTGTCCTCGCAGATCCGATTATTTGGATCTGATGAGTTGATATTGGTGTTTCAAACtttctttgttggtttgattttTTGTGGAGTTGAAAATTTTCATTGACATAATGGTGAAAAAATTGTGATCCGACGGCCTGCACTTCTAGGGATCATCCCCGGCCCAAGTACGTTCATCTACCAATGCTTCTCATCTTTTTGGATGGGCGGCTCAAGACGCTTTTAAAAACCATTAGTTGTAATGTTCGTGCGGGTGAAAGAGTTACAACATCGTTGCTCCAGTTCAATTGCAGTCTCTTTATCGAAGTCTTTGCAGTATTTCTTCTAACAGAGATTGCTACAGCAAAAAATGTGTTTTAAGAGATTTCTTTGTAATTCTTAGTCTAAGAGTTACTTTGAATATTCTTGGATCTTGGATCCAAATCAATGTGCCTGTAATTGTTATGAGTATGGATAAAACTATAGGTGTTTAAAAAAAATTACAGTTAGCTTTGTCCGCTCGCAATCTATACACTTGTATCAGTCCCAGGTTTTTTATTTCGGACATTTTCTAATTGAAAATGATTTATTGAATTTGAAAAGGTCATTAAATTTGGAAAAGTTTGTAATTTATAAAAATTCTTGAATCTGAAAAATGTTCGAGCATTTGGAAAAGTTCcataaatttgaaaaaatattgtGAGTTTGAAAATTtctcatgaattttaaaaatgttcacggTTTCGAGTAAAGATCATGATTTAGAAAAAAAGTGAATTCAAAACAAAGTCATGACTTTTAACAAATCacgaatttggaaaaaaattcatgattttgaaaaaaatgttgaaTTTGGAAAACAGTTAGAGAACTTTGAAAAAtatgttcataaatttgaaaatagtttgcGAGTTTGAAAAAAACTAAAATAAGAAAAGCAAAAAACTTGTGCTGAAAAACACAGGAAAACCCCGTGAAACCTTCTAGATGGTTCTCAAAACGGGTAGAGACAAAAGAATGATGCTAATGTATGGCGTGAACGAGAAAGGAAGAAAAAAGGTTAATGAGCCGAGCCCAAGGTAG is drawn from Aegilops tauschii subsp. strangulata cultivar AL8/78 chromosome 1, Aet v6.0, whole genome shotgun sequence and contains these coding sequences:
- the LOC109760445 gene encoding pentatricopeptide repeat-containing protein At2g13600; the protein is MWEWDATSLAGALKSAATCRSTPHVKPLHAVLLKLGLSASAILATSLAHLALRCGLPGYARALFDEMPRRDVVSWTSLITGHAHQGLHGDSLALLRRMVESGVAPNGYTLSGGLLACAGVGQGALAAGKEIHARVVKMSMYGPVDSVVENGVLDMYARCRNVDYARRVFGVMVARDIVAWNSMMAGYLGSGQAEETLGLFASMVSCEVVADGFSYAIIVDACGELALLKQGMQVHARVLGAGFDSDVVVRNSLLDMYAKCGCVDSAELVFNAAPSLDAVLWTTMISAYGKLGRAQDAVCLFDRMARLGIKRDGVAYLAILSACSHGGLVREGWCYFKFLFDGQSSVKLQPEHYGCMADLICRRGHLEDALEFIESMPFESSIAAWSALLNSCRIYGDAKLGQLAASRLLELDPENHSNWVALSSKHASEGDWHETWMIRENMNREWVKKEPGCSWVELHDGVHVFLMADQSHPELVNVLQTLDSLKEDIWVMPPKP